A genomic stretch from Coffea arabica cultivar ET-39 chromosome 10c, Coffea Arabica ET-39 HiFi, whole genome shotgun sequence includes:
- the LOC113715077 gene encoding protein PHLOEM PROTEIN 2-LIKE A10-like codes for MDLDLMKRGLHYTKEKKKWLIILGLVGFSSYGAYKVYHLPGVAKKRRRLLKLLEALFAVAEMVSKSSDTISIVCKDFKEFLQSDSDEIPTSLKQLSKIARSDQLSGSLTKVSEAIAIGVLRAYRSENRGETEEVGKSDFSDRFMDKLTSSAGTGFVSVVVGSFARNLVMGFHSNGELNQGLNGDGHNGMLNVNSSSLSTPGWVNVVCDDRCKVLIADCIKTFVSTAVAVYLDKTMDINICDELFSGLTNPKHQNQVGDILVSVFNGAVETFVKTSHQVLTASKPDLGSNSNSSCSPVDQNEAASLGSSKLQDQEVALSKIQEGSRSINTQNNGWVSSVSSTLAVPSNRKFVLDVTGRVTFETIRSLVEFFFWKISEVLKRSFAVIREDIIDRGLEVIRYVGAKSAVILTICLALLLHVLGSGRVLLPA; via the coding sequence ATGGATCTTGACTTGATGAAAAGGGGCTTGCATTATACTAAGGAAAAGAAGAAGTGGTTAATCATATTGGGGTTGGTTGGTTTCTCGAGTTATGGGGCTTATAAAGTGTATCACTTGCCTGGTGTTGCCAAGAAAAGGAGGAGACTTTTGAAGTTATTGGAAGCTTTGTTTGCAGTTGCTGAAATGGTATCCAAATCCTCGGATACCATCAGTATTGTGTGCAAGGATTTTAAGGAGTTCTTGCAGTCTGATTCTGATGAAATTCCCACTAGCTTGAAGCAGCTATCAAAAATTGCTCGATCTGATCAGCTTTCCGGGTCATTGACTAAGGTTAGCGAGGCTATTGCAATTGGGGTTTTAAGGGCTTATAGGTCTGAAAACAGGGGTGAGACTGAGGAAGTTGGCAAATCTGATTTTTCAGATAGGTTTATGGATAAATTGACGTCCAGTGCCGGGACTGGATTTGTTTCGGTTGTTGTTGGCAGTTTCGCAAGGAATTTGGTTATGGGGTTTCACTCGAATGGTGAATTAAATCAAGGATTGAATGGAGATGGGCATAATGGTATGTTGAACGTGAATTCGAGTTCACTGTCAACGCCTGGGTGGGTAAATGTGGTTTGTGATGATAGATGTAAGGTCCTTATAGCTGATTGTATAAAAACTTTCGTGAGCACTGCTGTTGCTGTGTATCTTGATAAAACAATGGACATCAACATTTGTGATGAACTTTTCTCTGGTTTGACTAATCCTAAGCATCAGAATCAAGTTGGAGACATTCTGGTTTCAGTCTTTAATGGGGCTGTGGAAACATTTGTTAAGACATCTCACCAGGTGCTGACAGCTTCAAAACCTGATCTTGGGTCGAATTCAAATTCTTCTTGTTCCCCAGTTGATCAGAATGAAGCAGCTAGTTTGGGAAGCAGTAAACTTCAGGACCAAGAAGTGGCATTGAGTAAGATTCAAGAAGGAAGCAGATCTATCAACACTCAGAATAATGGATGGGTGAGCAGTGTTTCATCAACCTTGGCAGTGCCAAGCAATAGGAAATTCGTTCTCGATGTGACTGGAAGGGTGACATTTGAAACCATCAGATCGCTTGTGGAGTTTTTCTTTTGGAAGATTTCAGAGGTGCTAAAGAGAAGCTTTGCTGTAATCCGTGAAGACATTATTGATCGCGGATTGGAAGTCATCAGATATGTTGGTGCTAAGTCAGCTGTTATTCTTACCATATGCCTTGCATTGCTCTTGCATGTGTTGGGCAGTGGTCGTGTTCTGTTGCCTGCATAA